One stretch of Caldilineales bacterium DNA includes these proteins:
- a CDS encoding 50S ribosome-binding GTPase yields the protein MKQNTNTRATQTPAPGNGHPQSPLSYDDVIADAGGLTLNIAPLPDSMAAAPGCTTCATHNASNLLKLGIDMTEWDYVVALAGNPNVGKSTVFNALTGLRQHTGNWPGKTVTRAEGGFEFGGGRYKLVDLPGAYSLLATSLDEEVARDFILFGQPDVTVVVADATRLERNLNLVIQVLEITDRVVVCLNLMDEARRHGLLVDDRRLARDLGVPVIPTEARQRRGLPELLQAISDVASGRTVCKPHRLRNESPTLKRALSQLSGQIEALFPGLPNARWVAMRLLDGDERITEAVRKGELGDLRRGSLEDRTQNMTLQLEAA from the coding sequence ATGAAGCAAAACACAAACACCCGCGCCACCCAAACCCCGGCCCCTGGCAACGGCCATCCTCAAAGCCCCTTGAGCTATGACGATGTCATCGCTGATGCCGGCGGCCTGACCCTCAACATCGCCCCGCTCCCCGATAGCATGGCTGCTGCGCCCGGCTGCACCACCTGCGCCACCCACAACGCCTCGAACCTGCTCAAACTGGGCATCGACATGACCGAGTGGGACTACGTGGTGGCGCTGGCCGGAAACCCCAATGTGGGCAAGAGCACCGTCTTCAATGCCCTCACCGGGCTGCGCCAACACACCGGCAACTGGCCCGGCAAGACCGTCACCCGCGCCGAGGGCGGCTTCGAGTTCGGCGGCGGCCGCTACAAACTGGTCGATCTCCCCGGCGCCTACTCGCTCCTGGCCACCAGCCTGGACGAAGAAGTAGCCAGGGACTTCATCCTCTTCGGCCAGCCCGATGTCACCGTGGTTGTGGCCGACGCCACCCGCCTCGAGCGCAACCTCAACCTGGTCATCCAGGTGCTTGAGATCACCGACCGCGTCGTCGTCTGCCTGAACCTGATGGACGAAGCCCGGCGGCACGGCCTCCTGGTCGACGACCGCCGCCTGGCCCGCGACCTGGGCGTGCCCGTCATCCCCACCGAGGCCCGTCAGCGCCGCGGCCTGCCCGAATTGCTGCAAGCGATCAGCGATGTCGCCAGCGGCCGCACCGTCTGCAAACCCCACCGTCTGAGGAACGAATCGCCGACGCTGAAACGAGCCTTGTCGCAACTCAGCGGCCAGATCGAAGCCCTGTTCCCCGGCCTGCCCAACGCCCGCTGGGTGGCCATGCGCCTGCTCGATGGCGACGAACGCATCACCGAGGCCGTCCGCAAAGGCGAACTGGGCGACCTGCGCCGCGGCAGCCTTGAGGACCGCACCCAAAACATGACTCTGCAATTGGAGGCCGCATGA